A single window of Treponema denticola ATCC 35405 DNA harbors:
- the rpsP gene encoding 30S ribosomal protein S16 translates to MVKIRLKRLGTKKRPYYRIVVQDVREPRNGKTIDEVGIYHPIETAEKQISFDADKVRNWLGKGAQPTDTVRRLLNKKEFTL, encoded by the coding sequence GTGGTAAAAATCAGACTAAAAAGACTCGGAACTAAAAAACGCCCTTATTATCGAATTGTTGTTCAGGATGTAAGAGAACCCCGAAACGGCAAAACCATCGATGAAGTCGGCATTTATCATCCGATCGAAACGGCAGAAAAACAGATTTCTTTTGATGCCGATAAGGTTAGAAACTGGTTGGGAAAAGGTGCACAGCCTACCGACACAGTTAGACGCTTACTTAACAAAAAAGAATTCACTCTATAA
- the recA gene encoding recombinase RecA: MAKAKNEVPAVANPDDKLKALEAARLQIEKQFGQGSLMKLGNNSAIGNIEIIPSGSILLDEALGIGGYPRGRIIEIFGPESSGKTTIALHAVAEAQKQGGIAAFIDAEHALDPQYAKALGVNIDELWVSQPDTGEQALEIAESLVRSGAVDVIVIDSVAALTPQAEIAGEMGDSHMGLQARLMSQALRKLTAIIGKSNCMIIFINQIRMKIGVMFGSPETTTGGNALKFYASVRLDVRKIETLGKDDDEAWGNKIRVKVVKNKVAPPFRKVEMEILFGKGVCPYGSLLDSAVKQEIIGKSGSWYSYGDDKIGQGRPNAVKFLEENIDIAQKIEKELREKLFPGRPFVSSFVEKTKEQKEAQEKAVEALKKEEGSKEDALTGNKDETDDSAQKNSAASKAKRAEVVGLPADDSLF; this comes from the coding sequence GTGGCAAAAGCAAAAAACGAAGTACCGGCAGTTGCAAACCCGGATGATAAGTTAAAGGCTCTGGAGGCTGCCCGCCTTCAAATCGAAAAACAATTCGGGCAAGGCTCTTTGATGAAGTTAGGGAATAATTCCGCTATCGGAAACATAGAAATTATTCCTTCGGGAAGCATCCTTTTGGATGAAGCTCTGGGAATCGGCGGTTATCCCCGCGGCAGAATTATCGAGATATTCGGCCCCGAATCTTCGGGTAAGACTACGATAGCTCTTCATGCCGTCGCCGAGGCACAAAAGCAGGGAGGCATAGCCGCCTTTATCGATGCCGAACATGCCTTGGATCCCCAATATGCAAAAGCCTTGGGAGTAAATATTGATGAGCTTTGGGTTTCCCAACCCGATACCGGAGAACAGGCCCTTGAAATAGCAGAAAGCCTTGTACGCTCCGGAGCCGTGGACGTAATAGTAATTGACTCGGTCGCAGCCCTAACGCCTCAGGCAGAAATTGCCGGAGAAATGGGAGACTCTCATATGGGCTTACAGGCCCGCTTGATGAGCCAAGCCTTGAGAAAACTTACCGCCATTATAGGCAAGTCCAACTGTATGATAATATTTATCAACCAAATCCGAATGAAGATAGGCGTTATGTTCGGAAGTCCTGAAACAACTACGGGAGGAAATGCCCTTAAATTTTACGCCTCCGTCCGGCTGGATGTACGGAAAATTGAAACTCTCGGCAAGGACGATGATGAAGCATGGGGAAATAAGATTCGTGTAAAGGTTGTAAAAAACAAGGTCGCTCCTCCTTTTAGAAAGGTAGAAATGGAAATCCTTTTTGGAAAGGGCGTTTGTCCCTATGGAAGTCTCTTGGATTCTGCTGTCAAACAAGAGATAATAGGCAAGAGCGGGTCGTGGTATTCTTACGGGGACGACAAAATCGGTCAAGGCAGGCCCAATGCCGTTAAATTCTTAGAAGAAAACATAGACATAGCTCAAAAGATTGAAAAAGAATTGAGAGAAAAACTCTTCCCGGGCAGGCCCTTTGTTTCAAGTTTTGTCGAAAAAACAAAAGAACAAAAAGAAGCCCAGGAAAAGGCCGTAGAAGCTCTTAAAAAAGAAGAGGGTTCAAAGGAAGATGCTCTGACAGGCAATAAAGATGAAACCGATGATTCCGCTCAAAAAAATTCGGCCGCTTCAAAGGCAAAAAGGGCTGAAGTTGTAGGCCTTCCGGCGGACGACAGTCTTTTTTAA
- a CDS encoding segregation and condensation protein A, translating into MSTQTLSHIDTQEVSYSNTEFKVHNFEGPLDLLLFLINKNEVNIYDIPIAEITEQYLEYLDYAIEPDLDNLVDFYSMAANLIYIKSRMLLPVEVSVDDEDIEDPRSELVDKLIEYQKYKKLSELMEEKESEAEWFFERKKIQHALPFGEEELWERVDTWDLLKTFSQLMSNYKAEHILDLYEEVSVNEKITLMNEFLEKKGECMFTDLIVRKGNLMDVVCAFMAILEAVKFKMASIWQNRMFGDIKIRPWEQDNGSEL; encoded by the coding sequence ATGAGTACACAAACTTTGAGTCATATTGATACACAGGAAGTAAGCTATTCCAATACGGAATTTAAGGTGCATAACTTTGAAGGCCCATTGGATCTTCTTCTTTTTTTGATAAATAAAAACGAGGTAAATATCTACGATATTCCGATTGCAGAAATAACCGAACAATATCTGGAATACCTTGATTATGCAATTGAACCCGATTTGGATAACCTTGTCGATTTTTATTCGATGGCCGCTAATTTAATTTATATAAAAAGCAGAATGCTTTTGCCGGTTGAGGTTTCGGTTGATGATGAAGACATCGAAGACCCGCGTTCCGAGCTGGTCGATAAGCTCATCGAATATCAAAAGTACAAAAAACTTTCCGAGTTGATGGAAGAAAAAGAAAGCGAAGCGGAATGGTTTTTTGAAAGAAAAAAAATTCAGCATGCCCTGCCTTTTGGAGAAGAAGAACTTTGGGAGCGGGTAGATACTTGGGATCTTTTAAAAACCTTTTCCCAGCTTATGTCGAACTATAAGGCCGAACACATCTTAGACCTTTATGAAGAAGTTTCGGTAAACGAGAAGATTACCCTCATGAACGAGTTTTTGGAAAAAAAAGGTGAGTGTATGTTTACCGACTTGATTGTGCGCAAAGGGAATTTAATGGATGTGGTCTGTGCCTTTATGGCAATTTTAGAAGCCGTTAAATTTAAGATGGCAAGCATCTGGCAAAACAGAATGTTCGGCGATATAAAAATACGCCCATGGGAGCAGGATAATGGTTCAGAATTATAA
- a CDS encoding KH domain-containing protein codes for MQKDLIEYIAKSLVDDPSAVTVSESENEKGTVIELKVASGDIGKVIGKQGRIAKSIRTLLSASAGKSGKRYSLEIVD; via the coding sequence ATGCAAAAAGATTTAATAGAATACATTGCCAAATCCCTCGTTGACGATCCTTCCGCCGTAACGGTATCGGAAAGTGAAAACGAAAAAGGAACGGTCATTGAGCTTAAAGTAGCCTCAGGCGACATCGGCAAGGTAATCGGAAAGCAGGGAAGAATCGCAAAGTCGATCAGAACCTTGCTGAGCGCAAGTGCAGGAAAGTCGGGAAAGCGTTATTCGCTTGAAATTGTAGACTAA
- the scpB gene encoding SMC-Scp complex subunit ScpB, whose amino-acid sequence MVQNYNLEKEISLVEAILYLEGDPLTDEALCKISGLSPEIVSDAIKALQESYASPQSGIELAKMMGGWVIMPKKDLWEHLKDRYGKKNEGRLSRAAMETLSIIAYSQPVTRAEIEAIRGVSADNMIRLLIEKDLIKEVGKKDVPGKPAMFGTTKEFLKIFRLNSIADLPKLDETERERFELAR is encoded by the coding sequence ATGGTTCAGAATTATAATTTGGAAAAAGAAATCTCCTTGGTTGAAGCTATCCTCTATTTGGAAGGCGACCCTTTAACCGATGAAGCTCTTTGTAAAATTTCAGGGCTTTCGCCCGAAATCGTGAGCGATGCCATCAAGGCCTTGCAGGAATCCTATGCTTCTCCCCAAAGCGGAATCGAACTTGCTAAAATGATGGGCGGCTGGGTGATAATGCCTAAAAAAGATTTGTGGGAACATTTAAAAGACCGCTACGGTAAAAAAAATGAAGGCCGTCTTTCCCGCGCAGCGATGGAAACCCTTTCTATAATCGCTTATTCCCAGCCGGTAACAAGGGCCGAAATCGAAGCTATCCGCGGCGTTTCAGCCGACAATATGATTCGCCTCCTTATTGAAAAGGACCTTATAAAAGAAGTCGGCAAAAAGGATGTCCCCGGGAAGCCTGCAATGTTCGGTACCACAAAGGAATTTTTAAAAATATTCAGGCTTAACAGCATTGCCGATCTTCCCAAGCTCGATGAAACCGAAAGAGAACGGTTTGAGCTTGCTCGATAA
- the trmD gene encoding tRNA (guanosine(37)-N1)-methyltransferase TrmD produces MRFDVLTLFPEIPEAFFKTSIMAKAVEKGIISCNLVNIRDFAFDKHRSCDDIVYGGGAGMLLLPEPLSLALDSVNASSKRVIYVTPSGKPFNQELAKEFSSEEALVFVCGRYEGIDQRIIDEYVDDEISVGDYVMSSGELAALVIIDAVYRLIDGVISGESLEEESFSGFLLEYPQYTRPRNFKGKEVPEVLLSGHHLNIHKWRLKKRIEKTLKTRPDLIEKARNCGMWTKEAEKILKEFENE; encoded by the coding sequence ATGAGATTCGATGTGCTGACCTTATTCCCCGAAATACCCGAAGCTTTTTTTAAAACTTCGATTATGGCCAAGGCTGTAGAAAAGGGAATTATTAGCTGCAACTTGGTAAACATCAGAGACTTTGCTTTCGACAAGCACCGCTCATGCGATGACATCGTTTACGGCGGAGGGGCCGGAATGTTACTCTTACCGGAACCTTTGAGCCTCGCATTGGACTCGGTTAATGCTTCTTCAAAACGGGTAATATATGTTACTCCGTCCGGGAAGCCTTTTAACCAAGAGCTGGCAAAAGAGTTTTCTTCAGAAGAAGCTCTCGTCTTTGTCTGCGGAAGATATGAAGGAATCGATCAGAGAATTATCGACGAGTATGTTGATGATGAAATCTCGGTCGGCGACTATGTTATGTCCTCAGGCGAGCTTGCAGCCCTAGTGATAATCGATGCGGTTTACCGCCTGATAGACGGAGTTATTTCCGGCGAGTCGCTTGAAGAAGAAAGTTTTTCAGGATTTTTGCTTGAGTACCCGCAATATACAAGACCAAGAAATTTTAAGGGAAAAGAGGTTCCCGAAGTGCTCCTTTCAGGACACCATCTAAATATCCATAAGTGGAGGCTAAAAAAGCGTATCGAAAAAACGCTTAAAACTAGGCCCGATCTTATCGAAAAGGCAAGAAATTGCGGGATGTGGACAAAGGAAGCAGAAAAAATACTTAAGGAGTTTGAAAATGAGTGA
- the rimM gene encoding ribosome maturation factor RimM (Essential for efficient processing of 16S rRNA) yields the protein MDLLATGRIRGTFGIEGFVKVESFSGEYEHFLGFDRVFLSILKEKLREQKYKDGWFEIEEVNLRKADALVKFKGIDNPEAAKCLTGSELFIPRDKAAPLDEGEVYVHDLCNCNLVCEGTLVGKITSVAEGGGGYLLEIAGKTSEAAAESSFYVPFNKEFIGKIDLKAKTVELMHRWILE from the coding sequence ATGGATTTGCTTGCAACAGGACGAATCCGCGGTACCTTCGGGATCGAAGGGTTTGTAAAAGTTGAAAGTTTTTCCGGAGAATACGAGCATTTTTTAGGTTTTGACAGAGTTTTTTTAAGTATTCTTAAGGAAAAATTAAGAGAGCAAAAATATAAAGACGGCTGGTTTGAAATTGAAGAAGTTAATTTAAGAAAGGCCGATGCTCTTGTAAAATTTAAGGGGATAGACAACCCCGAAGCCGCCAAGTGTTTGACGGGTTCGGAATTGTTTATTCCTAGGGACAAGGCCGCCCCCCTTGATGAGGGCGAAGTTTATGTCCATGATCTTTGTAATTGTAATCTTGTATGCGAAGGAACTCTTGTTGGAAAAATAACAAGTGTAGCAGAAGGCGGAGGCGGTTACCTCTTAGAAATAGCCGGAAAAACCTCCGAGGCTGCTGCGGAATCGAGCTTTTATGTTCCCTTTAACAAGGAATTTATCGGAAAAATCGACTTAAAAGCCAAAACCGTGGAGCTCATGCACCGCTGGATTCTTGAATGA
- the rplS gene encoding 50S ribosomal protein L19: MSDLIMKIEAQQKAENPPVFRVGDTVKVHFKIVEGKTERIQVYEGLVICFKNSGIGRTFTVRKNSYGVGVERVFPLHSPRIAKVEVVRPGKVRRAKLYYIRDKVGKAAKIKTLITKKNS, encoded by the coding sequence ATGAGTGATCTGATTATGAAAATTGAAGCTCAGCAAAAGGCTGAAAACCCTCCCGTTTTCCGTGTAGGAGATACGGTTAAAGTTCACTTTAAAATCGTTGAAGGAAAGACCGAGCGAATTCAGGTTTATGAAGGCTTGGTAATCTGTTTTAAAAATTCCGGAATCGGAAGAACATTTACCGTACGAAAAAATTCTTACGGTGTAGGGGTTGAACGAGTTTTCCCCCTTCATTCACCTCGAATTGCTAAGGTTGAAGTTGTACGCCCCGGAAAGGTACGCCGAGCTAAACTTTACTATATCAGGGATAAGGTAGGTAAGGCTGCTAAGATTAAGACCCTTATCACCAAAAAGAACTCATAA
- a CDS encoding pseudouridine synthase produces the protein MIDEIRLQVYLARCGVASRRASENLILNGRVSVDGKIITELGIKVSGKEKICLDGKQIFPEAEKRYILLNKPEGYVCSLADEKDRPIAASLLKDTYTERLYNIGRLDMLSGGAILFTNDGDFSAKVEHPSSEIEKEYEVITVFEYPDEILQKFLRGVRIEGVFYKALSAERISKNKMRIVLIEGKNREIRRVLKFFNIKIKKLTRVRIGCVYLADLPSGKHRPLTSEEIKGLLG, from the coding sequence ATGATAGACGAAATAAGACTTCAAGTTTATTTAGCCCGCTGCGGAGTAGCTTCACGCAGAGCCTCTGAAAATCTCATCTTAAACGGAAGAGTAAGCGTTGACGGCAAAATAATAACCGAACTCGGTATAAAAGTTTCGGGTAAAGAAAAAATCTGTCTTGACGGAAAACAAATTTTCCCCGAGGCCGAAAAACGGTATATTCTATTGAATAAACCTGAAGGCTATGTTTGCTCATTGGCCGATGAAAAAGATAGACCCATCGCCGCCTCTCTTTTAAAAGATACCTATACCGAAAGGCTTTACAATATAGGCCGCTTGGATATGCTTTCCGGCGGAGCCATTCTTTTTACAAATGACGGAGATTTTTCTGCAAAGGTTGAGCATCCTTCTTCCGAAATCGAAAAAGAATATGAGGTAATAACCGTCTTTGAATACCCAGATGAAATCCTCCAAAAATTTTTAAGAGGGGTGCGTATCGAAGGCGTTTTTTATAAGGCTCTTTCGGCAGAACGCATATCCAAAAACAAAATGCGCATCGTTTTAATTGAAGGTAAAAATCGAGAAATCCGCCGAGTCTTAAAATTCTTCAATATAAAAATAAAAAAACTGACACGGGTCAGAATAGGCTGTGTGTATCTGGCAGACCTCCCCTCCGGCAAACACCGCCCCTTAACTTCTGAAGAGATTAAGGGTCTATTGGGGTAG
- a CDS encoding helix-turn-helix domain-containing protein produces the protein MQNGSICQDFIVNLTQKQVSEKVGMKNVYSYQRLEKKSNPSLQMIKKITSIFPAIKLEMLF, from the coding sequence ATGCAAAACGGAAGTATTTGTCAAGATTTTATAGTAAATCTAACACAAAAACAAGTATCTGAAAAAGTCGGAATGAAAAATGTATACAGCTATCAGCGTTTGGAAAAAAAATCAAATCCGTCTTTACAAATGATAAAAAAAATAACTTCAATTTTTCCTGCAATAAAACTTGAAATGCTTTTTTAG
- a CDS encoding alpha/beta hydrolase has product MFKFKNFRFTTAVLFLFSALSLYGADLEIKAEGTVLAGTLLFPKAEKAVSVCIIVPGSGPIDRDGNSGFNLRADTYKLLAEGLAENGIASFRYDKRGVGKSLPAQFKEEDIRFETNVQDLKAIISHLKSLKKFKKIFLIGHSEGSLVSILCAKTEKVDGFISIAGVGKNSADLILEQIEKNPANPKALINSSKQIIEKLKGGKMEENVPLVLNSLFRKSVQPYLISWFKYEPKKEIAQLKIPVLVIQGGNDIQVGVEDSKLLSSAKEGIELKIIEKMTHTLKEINSPQEQMKTYIDPSYPISKDLVLAITEFVNKN; this is encoded by the coding sequence ATGTTTAAGTTTAAAAATTTTAGATTCACAACAGCTGTGTTATTTTTATTTTCAGCTCTTAGTCTATATGGGGCTGATTTGGAAATAAAAGCTGAGGGGACTGTTCTTGCGGGGACTTTGCTTTTTCCTAAGGCAGAAAAAGCCGTCTCCGTTTGTATCATTGTTCCCGGTTCAGGGCCTATAGACCGAGACGGAAACAGCGGCTTTAATCTAAGAGCCGATACTTATAAACTCTTAGCAGAGGGACTTGCCGAAAACGGAATAGCTTCTTTTCGATACGACAAGCGCGGAGTCGGTAAAAGTCTTCCGGCTCAATTTAAAGAAGAAGACATTAGATTTGAAACAAATGTTCAAGATTTAAAGGCTATAATTTCTCATCTAAAAAGTCTTAAAAAATTTAAAAAGATATTTTTAATAGGCCATAGTGAAGGTTCTCTGGTTTCCATTCTTTGTGCAAAGACGGAAAAAGTTGACGGTTTTATTTCGATTGCAGGGGTAGGAAAAAATTCTGCAGACCTTATTTTGGAACAAATCGAAAAAAATCCCGCTAATCCTAAGGCTTTGATAAACTCTTCCAAACAGATTATAGAAAAACTAAAAGGCGGTAAAATGGAAGAAAATGTTCCGCTTGTTTTAAACAGCTTATTTAGAAAATCGGTTCAGCCCTATTTGATTTCTTGGTTTAAGTATGAACCCAAAAAAGAAATTGCTCAATTGAAAATACCCGTTTTGGTTATTCAGGGCGGAAATGACATTCAGGTAGGAGTTGAAGATTCAAAGCTTTTAAGCTCTGCAAAAGAGGGTATAGAATTAAAAATTATCGAAAAGATGACTCATACCTTAAAAGAAATTAATTCTCCTCAGGAACAAATGAAAACTTATATAGATCCGTCTTATCCGATTTCAAAGGATTTAGTTTTAGCCATTACGGAGTTTGTCAATAAAAATTAA
- the cobT gene encoding nicotinate-nucleotide--dimethylbenzimidazole phosphoribosyltransferase, whose translation MSILENTLNSIKPVSEEEGKKAKLFWDSLAHPPGSLGALEEMTVRLAKIKGFDNLKIDKKITAVFCADNGVYAEKITSQPQITTFLLAEIMHTGKTGLGTISKWAESGIRVYDVGMIKTSERKNVINKKIKFGTENIAQGPAMSRKDCIRMIETGIEAAFEIADEGFDIAGIGELGICNTTTTAAVLSGLCGVEPELTVGRGASTTEAMYELKIKIVKKAIEINAPKKGDSIDCISKVGGFDIAAMCGCYIGLAARGIPAVIDGYISSLAALCAVNLNPLVRDYLFASHKSEERGAKICTAELGIEPVLSMKMRLGEGSGCPLLFKMLEGAVFTMQNMGKFTETMIDGADLVDIRKEQNP comes from the coding sequence ATGAGTATTTTAGAAAACACATTGAATTCGATCAAACCCGTTTCGGAAGAAGAAGGAAAAAAGGCCAAGCTTTTTTGGGACAGCCTTGCTCATCCGCCGGGCTCTTTGGGGGCTCTTGAAGAGATGACGGTCAGACTTGCAAAAATCAAGGGCTTTGACAATTTAAAAATCGATAAAAAAATAACGGCTGTTTTTTGTGCGGATAATGGGGTTTATGCGGAAAAAATTACCTCCCAGCCCCAGATTACCACCTTCTTGCTTGCCGAGATTATGCACACGGGAAAAACAGGTTTAGGAACAATTTCAAAATGGGCAGAAAGCGGTATTAGGGTTTACGATGTCGGGATGATAAAAACGAGCGAACGGAAAAATGTCATCAATAAAAAGATAAAATTCGGTACGGAAAATATAGCCCAAGGTCCTGCGATGAGCCGCAAAGACTGTATCCGCATGATTGAAACCGGAATAGAGGCGGCCTTTGAAATCGCTGATGAAGGCTTCGATATTGCAGGAATAGGGGAGCTGGGTATTTGCAATACTACCACAACGGCGGCTGTGCTTTCAGGCCTTTGCGGAGTAGAGCCTGAACTGACTGTCGGCCGCGGGGCTTCTACGACAGAGGCTATGTATGAGCTCAAGATTAAGATCGTAAAAAAAGCTATCGAAATAAACGCCCCAAAAAAAGGCGATTCAATCGATTGTATTTCGAAAGTCGGAGGCTTTGATATTGCGGCAATGTGCGGCTGTTACATAGGTCTTGCCGCCCGCGGAATTCCTGCCGTAATCGACGGTTATATTTCGAGTCTTGCAGCCCTCTGTGCCGTAAACTTAAATCCTCTTGTAAGGGATTACCTTTTTGCTTCTCATAAGTCGGAAGAAAGGGGAGCTAAGATATGCACCGCTGAGCTTGGAATCGAGCCCGTCTTAAGTATGAAAATGCGTTTGGGAGAAGGAAGCGGCTGTCCTCTCTTATTTAAGATGCTTGAAGGGGCAGTCTTTACCATGCAAAATATGGGAAAATTTACCGAAACCATGATAGACGGAGCCGATTTAGTGGATATCAGGAAGGAACAGAATCCTTAA
- a CDS encoding type II toxin-antitoxin system VapB family antitoxin, with protein MATNLAINEELLDTAYKIGGYSTKKETVNTALEEFIKRRKSEDLIKLFGQVEYDPHYNYKKMRLR; from the coding sequence ATGGCAACTAATCTTGCAATAAATGAAGAGCTGCTTGATACAGCCTATAAGATAGGCGGATATAGCACAAAAAAAGAAACGGTAAATACGGCTCTTGAAGAATTTATTAAAAGACGAAAATCCGAAGATCTTATAAAACTATTCGGGCAAGTAGAATATGATCCTCATTATAATTATAAAAAAATGAGATTGAGATGA